The genomic window AGATATATTCCGCACCATTGAAAATAAAACATCCTATCGGTTTTTTTATAACGACGAGCTTTGTGATATAAATAAAAAAGTTGACCTGTACGTAAGTAACATGAAGGTCGAGGATGTTTTAAAAAAGATGTTCCGGAATTCTGACATGGACTATACCCTGTTGGAAAACAACATGATTGTTGTAGCTCCTAAAAGGAGTATCCAGCAAAACATGATTTCGGGTACCGTTACCGATTTGGTTTCCGGTTTACCATTACCGGGAGTTAATATTGTTGTCGAAGGTACTACGATTGGAACGGTTTCCGATGCAGATGGAAAATACTCCCTGAATATTCCTAATCAAAAAGATGCCGTTTTGGTATTTTCCATGGTTAGTTATAAAAAAGAGAGAATCAGCGTCGATGGAAGGTCCGTTATTGACGTCAAATTAGCAACAGATGTTAAAAGCCTGGAAGAAGTAGTTGTTGTGGGTTACGGGAGTCAGAAGAAAGAATCCGTAACTGCAGCTATTTCAGGTGTTACCTCAGAGGACCTTGACAGGGTTCATGCATCTACTGTAACCGGCGCACTTGCCGGTAAACTTGCCGG from Bacteroidota bacterium includes these protein-coding regions:
- a CDS encoding carboxypeptidase-like regulatory domain-containing protein, which encodes MRLSIVFSLFCTVAFSSGSFSQNRTISLKLENARVKDIFRTIENKTSYRFFYNDELCDINKKVDLYVSNMKVEDVLKKMFRNSDMDYTLLENNMIVVAPKRSIQQNMISGTVTDLVSGLPLPGVNIVVEGTTIGTVSDADGKYSLNIPNQKDAVLVFSMVSYKKERISVDGRSVIDVKLATDVKSLEEVVVVGYGSQKKESVTAAISGVTSEDLDRVHASTVTGALAGKLAG